Proteins from a single region of Budorcas taxicolor isolate Tak-1 chromosome 11, Takin1.1, whole genome shotgun sequence:
- the KRCC1 gene encoding lysine-rich coiled-coil protein 1 — protein MKHSKKTYDSFQDELEDYIKVQKARGLEPKTCFRKMREDYLETYGYKEEVDSRPRCRMFEQRLPYGTVQTYPRSCSISQRVEKQLPQWLPAHDSRLGLDSLSYSQFTRDCFSGKPVPPNLSQHESNCSSYSVESRVYRHLSSENSTSAHQASYKHIHQKRKRHTEEGREKPEEERPKHKREKACEEIDLDKYKSIQTSKTEAETVRVSTERLKNRKEKKSRDVASKKEERKRRKEKKEQGQERTEEEMLWDQSILGF, from the coding sequence ATGAAGcattcaaagaagacatacgacTCTTTTCAAGATGAACTTGAAGATTATATCAAAGTGCAGAAAGCCAGAGGCTTAGAGCCGAAGACTTGTTTCAGGAAGATGAGAGAGGATTATTTGGAAACCTATGGGTACAAAGAAGAGGTCGACTCTAGACCCAGGTGTAGAATGTTTGAGCAAAGACTCCCATATGGAACCGTCCAAACCTACCCAAGATCATGCAGTATTTCacaaagagtggaaaagcagTTACCTCAGTGGCTACCAGCTCATGACAGCAGGCTGGGACTAGACTCCCTGAGCTACTCTCAGTTCACCAGGGACTGTTTCTCAGGAAAACCTGTACCCCCGAACCTTAGTCAGCACGAGTCTAACTGTAGCTCATACAGTGTAGAATCTAGAGTTTACAGGCACCTCTCCTCAGAAAATAGTACCAGTGCCCATCAGGCTAGTTATAAACACATACATCAGAAGAGGAAAAGGCAcacagaggaaggcagagaaaagCCAGAGGAGGAGCGGCCCAAGCATAAGAGGGAAAAAGCTTGTGAGGAAATAGATTTAGACAAATACAAGAGCATCCAAACCAGCAAAACGGAGGCAGAAACAGTCAGAGTCAGTACAGAAAGGCTTAAGAACcggaaggagaaaaaaagccgAGATGTAGCCTCTAAGAAAGAGGAACGTAAgcgcagaaaagagaaaaaggaacaaggccaagaaaggacagaggaggaaatgCTTTGGGACCAGTCTATCCTTGGATTTTGA